Genomic DNA from Pirellulales bacterium:
TTCTCCGTAGATCGTGGCGCCGCGAGCTTTCGCCGTCGCCAGTTCTTCAATAATGATCGCACCAGAACCTTCGCCGATGACCATGCCGCTGCGGTTCTTGTCGAACGGGCGGCTGGATCGCGAGGGATCCACGCCGTTGCTGACGAGTTCTTCAGTCTGCGCGGCATGAACCGTTTTCATGGGATGCACGCGAGTGCCTGTCGCGCCAACCACCATCGCCTCGGCGCTGCCTCGCAAAATTGTGCGGTAGGCTTCGCTGATCGCTAGATTCGCGGCGGCTTCGCGGTGGGTAAGCGAGTTGTTTGGCCCGCGAAGATCGTTGTAAATCGCCACGTGGCTGGCCGGCATATTCGGCAAATATTTGAGCAGCCACAGCGGCGAAAGTTGCGGCATACCTTCCGTGGCCCATCGGTCGTATTCAAACGCCCCTGCGGCATCCCGGCAGCGGTTAATGCCGGCGCTGAAGTCTTCCGGCATGGTTAGCATGTAATCGGTGCCGAAGACGCAGCCGGTGCGCTCGGGGTCGTATTTGCCTTCTCCGACGACCAGGCCGGCATCGGCCAAAGCCAACTGAGCCGCCGCGACGCCCATTTGGCATTCGCGGCACATCACCTTCAAGCCCTTGCGGATCGCCTTTTTTAACTCTTTCTCGAGTGAGCCGAAATTCTCGATGTCGCCGGTGAATTCGCGAACCTCAGCCGCGACGTGCGTGGGCAAAAACTTCGACGGCACCGCCTCCAAAGCCCCGATGCCGCTGCGCCCCGATGTTAACGCGTCCCAAAGGGCTTCTTTACTGCTGCCCAGCGGGCTTACTAGTCCCAGGCCGGTGATTACGACGCGACGATTCGATTCTGGCATGGCAGTGACCTACTTAACCGACAAATTTAACCCAGACAATATATCGCACGCAAATTACCAGAACAACCATGCTTCCGCGGCAACATCGTCGTTCGCGGCCCGAAAAACGTCCTCCGTTGCTGGTTAACCGCAGTGGTCGCGTCGGCTTATGGCTCGATGTGTCCAATTAAAACGGACGAATGACATTGGAAGGCGGCAAAGTCGTCGTCACCGCTGGCGGGGCTGCGACTGGTGGGCGAATGACTCCGCGATTTTCGATGAACACGAGCAAATCTGCATGGTCGGGCGGGGTCAGCCCTGGCACTCGGATGCCGCTCGATTCGGTAGGGGTCGGCGTCGGCACCACGCCGAAGCCGATCACCAGCACCATGTTGATTGGCCAATGAAATTTTTCCGCAAAGCGATGACTGCTCGTCCGCGGCACCTGGATCGTGGTTTTTTGTCTTGGAGCCGTCGCGGTCGGCACATCGATGGGCACATCGACCATCTTTTCGATCTGGTCGATATTGCATTTGATGACGCCATCGATCGCATTTCCGTCGATCGAAATAAGCGGTTTGAATTCGAGCGAGTAGCCTTCGTCGAGCACTGCTGT
This window encodes:
- a CDS encoding beta-ketoacyl-[acyl-carrier-protein] synthase family protein codes for the protein MPESNRRVVITGLGLVSPLGSSKEALWDALTSGRSGIGALEAVPSKFLPTHVAAEVREFTGDIENFGSLEKELKKAIRKGLKVMCRECQMGVAAAQLALADAGLVVGEGKYDPERTGCVFGTDYMLTMPEDFSAGINRCRDAAGAFEYDRWATEGMPQLSPLWLLKYLPNMPASHVAIYNDLRGPNNSLTHREAAANLAISEAYRTILRGSAEAMVVGATGTRVHPMKTVHAAQTEELVSNGVDPSRSSRPFDKNRSGMVIGEGSGAIIIEELATAKARGATIYGEIVGRGASHVADKHCVAKRDVALANVIRASLRSAEMAADEIGHIHAHGLSTRTCDVDEAKAIREVFDAATDQVPVTAAKSYFGNLGAGSGMIELISSVLALQHGKLFPILNYETPDPACPIAVAKPNGGEIPAGASFLNLNVTPQGQASAVLVRSIA